GATTGTACAGGGCCAGCATTTCTCGCCAATATCGGTGCTCCTTCTTCTCGCTTTTCAAACGTTCAAGGAGGAGCAGCAGCCGGTACGGCTTTCTACCATCCGCTCTATCCATTATCTTCTTTGACGACTACCCGTTCTCGTGCCTTCATTTCTCCTGATATCGTTGGCCCTGATAGTTGCTCTTCTCCGGGATTTTTTATTCCTCCATATGCATGTTGTATGGCGACGGCTGCAACTGAAGGAACGTGGGGGCCTCTCGAAACACTTGTGATACCCGAGTTCGTGCCGCCATTTCGGGTGGAGATGCAACCCTGAGAGCTTGAATGGTATCTCGTTCCTCTCTTGATGTGGCAGAAGATGCAAACGCTATTTCCCACTGACCACTGCGGTCGCCGATGAGGCAGGTACAAGGCCACGCCTTTCCGCTGGAATATAGCCTCGACGCGGTTGCTCGGGTGCCTACGCGGGTGGCTCGGCGAACCGCCCCTACTTTGCCGATGCACGCCCCGCCGTCTTCACAGCAGGCCCAGATACCAGCCAATGATTTCCTCGCCAAAGAACAGATAACAGACCGCGCCGAAGGCCAGGAACGGACCGAAGGGGAGCGCGGTCTTGCGGTCGGCGCCACTGGTCAGCATCAGCCCCAGGCCGATCACTGACCCGGTCAGCGAGGCGCAGAAGAGCGTAAACCCCAACGCTTGCCAGCCGAGAAAAGCGCCGATCATGGCCAACAGCTTCGGGTCGCCCATGCCCAACCCTTCTTCGTGGGTGACGAGGTAGTAACTCCAGAAGACGGCGAGCAGGATACCTGCACCTGCCACCGCACCGATCAACGAATCCCAGAAAGTCAATGTTGGCAAGAGGAAAGACGAGCAGAGTCCGGCCACGATCCCCGGCAGGCTGATGCGGTTCGGGATGATGAAATGATCGATGTCGATGACCGAGATCGTTACCAGTGCCGCGACAAACCCAAAGTACACCAGCGCGGAAATCGTCAGACCGAAGCGCACTACCAGAGCGATAGCCAGGAAGGCGGTCAACAGTTCGATCCAGAAATAGCGAGGGGAAAAACGCTCACCGCAGCCGCGACAACGCCCGTGTTGGACGAGATAACTCAGGAGCGGCACGTTCTCGTGCCAGGACAATACTCGCAGGCACGAGCGACAATGCGAGGCGGGAAACACCACCGATTCCTGTTTCGGCAATCGATAAATACAGACGTTGAGGAAGCTGCCCAGCACCACCCCAAGCAGGAAGGTCAACGAGACGATCAAGGAAAAAGGAAGCGTGTCGATCATGAAGAGTAGTTTTAGCTAACAGCTAACAGCCAATAGCTAACAGCTTTTCTATTCGATTCGCACGCGACCGGCAAGATTCACCACGATTTTCCTGGTGTCGGAGATCGCGCCAGACCCAAGGGTGACGGTCATTCCACCATCGACATGCCCGCGCGGCACGAAAGTGATTTTGCCGCCAGAGTTGACGGAATTGATCGTCACCCCGGGAGGGAGAGTAATCAGAGCCTCGTCCACTTCTTCCGAG
The DNA window shown above is from Deltaproteobacteria bacterium and carries:
- a CDS encoding prepilin peptidase, with the translated sequence MIDTLPFSLIVSLTFLLGVVLGSFLNVCIYRLPKQESVVFPASHCRSCLRVLSWHENVPLLSYLVQHGRCRGCGERFSPRYFWIELLTAFLAIALVVRFGLTISALVYFGFVAALVTISVIDIDHFIIPNRISLPGIVAGLCSSFLLPTLTFWDSLIGAVAGAGILLAVFWSYYLVTHEEGLGMGDPKLLAMIGAFLGWQALGFTLFCASLTGSVIGLGLMLTSGADRKTALPFGPFLAFGAVCYLFFGEEIIGWYLGLL